A single region of the Demequina sp. genome encodes:
- a CDS encoding FtsX-like permease family protein codes for MRPWRVRLAARRSRIQWAFLAVVLAVSILAATLLATLYLLSAATETFAARAALMDAAPEDMSLSITVVPNGSLDDILEGTDETAEGVFGDVPYSRTVHAQGAYLAVPREDRPIAFAYLGYADTLEDLVTIRTGRAPEPANGGPVQVLVPPSLLYDIDAKVGDTVTLAPYSTSEDLHDYLIVGTYTVADIEDPAWQFDRYLGATHNPSTIVPFTAGRVTTDGYGPLFTTHEDVETAPLDQVAVTYTPDFSATSLSEVSEVLARTDGLETKTVRNIGDAADSVAVSSNLDTTLGGVAGSLAVTRSSVLVTGLLLLVLAIAALSQTARLMAERRYAEQHLMVARGGSGRQLFRLGLIEAVVLGAITTLVAAPLARLTYLGLAQTPVMQDAGMDVDPGIPPRTWVVAGIVGVILITVLVAPLMRRQGTFVDAEQARSRPGRRAAFQRSGLDIAVLALAALAYWQLKNYRSPVLAGGGVAKVDPLLAAGPALALLAGALVAVRLIPPASKVLEAVAARGRKAVMPLAAWEVGRRSARAISAILLLTLAVSIGTFAVTFLGTWHQSQDDQALYRHPPDAIVTHVDGPWLGERSQVQIGDDPATASAVVNEPAKLGQTPEGFRRDDFQGAAVTLVATDNAGLKTYGVGRLNEIAGARVPSTLGGDAPAETDPIEIPGKPQQLTMDVVARTSQNVGDVQLVLRAVIRNDHGDYQTIPMGQIKLDGEEHHLAGTVATSADLDNYSEPMYLVAVQATWISLDGGEGAVIDDTQPLAFVVSIDNLSAVTPTLVVPVPGVPSVEDSTALDVPAQLDWTASNNGVGVDTLQPDGDQIHMRVITTSSSVVRAPVGLVLTAAERATPVRVVANGTALNDSNLEPDTDVTFEVENTRVSAYIADRVPALAGDTLGKAAIVANIADLQVAVIQSGGNVITPSEWWTDLGDTDPAAYIADAPEGATVTTQAGLAAELKTDPLRVAIIAALWLVTGAAVVLAALGFAVHAIVTVRAREIELAQMRAIGVLRAQLLRIVATENALLSFLGLLFGVGLGIALSYLVAPLVSVGPDGKPPLPAVVVAIPWDAVGLLALEVAVVLAVSVVIVSLMLRRIKPAEMLRLGDER; via the coding sequence GTGAGACCCTGGCGAGTTCGCCTTGCTGCACGGCGCTCACGCATTCAATGGGCCTTTCTCGCGGTGGTCCTCGCGGTGTCCATCCTCGCCGCCACTCTGCTCGCGACCCTCTATCTCCTGTCCGCCGCGACCGAGACCTTCGCCGCCCGCGCCGCCCTCATGGACGCCGCGCCCGAGGACATGTCGCTCAGCATCACCGTGGTGCCGAACGGCAGCCTCGACGACATCCTGGAGGGCACGGACGAGACCGCGGAGGGCGTGTTCGGCGACGTCCCGTACTCGCGCACCGTTCACGCCCAAGGCGCCTATCTCGCAGTCCCGCGCGAGGACCGCCCCATCGCCTTCGCATACCTCGGCTACGCGGACACGCTTGAGGACCTCGTCACCATTCGGACGGGAAGGGCGCCCGAGCCCGCCAACGGCGGTCCGGTCCAGGTGCTCGTCCCGCCCTCGCTGCTGTATGACATCGACGCGAAGGTGGGCGACACCGTCACCCTCGCCCCCTACTCGACGTCAGAGGACCTGCACGACTACCTCATCGTCGGCACCTACACGGTCGCCGACATCGAGGACCCGGCGTGGCAGTTCGACCGCTACCTCGGCGCCACCCACAACCCGAGCACGATCGTCCCGTTCACCGCAGGCCGCGTGACCACGGACGGGTACGGACCGCTCTTCACGACCCACGAAGACGTCGAGACGGCGCCGCTCGACCAGGTCGCCGTCACCTACACGCCCGACTTCTCTGCGACCTCGCTCAGCGAGGTAAGCGAGGTGCTCGCACGGACCGACGGCCTCGAGACCAAGACGGTTCGCAACATCGGGGACGCGGCGGACTCTGTGGCTGTCTCATCGAACCTCGACACCACGCTTGGCGGGGTCGCCGGCTCGCTCGCGGTCACCCGGTCGAGCGTCCTCGTGACGGGCCTGCTCCTCCTGGTGCTCGCCATCGCAGCTCTTAGCCAGACGGCGCGGCTCATGGCCGAGCGCCGCTACGCCGAGCAGCACCTGATGGTCGCGCGTGGCGGCTCCGGAAGGCAGCTGTTCCGCTTGGGACTCATCGAGGCCGTGGTGCTGGGCGCGATCACGACCCTCGTCGCCGCCCCTCTCGCCCGCCTCACCTATCTCGGCCTCGCGCAGACACCGGTTATGCAGGACGCCGGCATGGACGTGGACCCTGGTATTCCACCGCGCACCTGGGTGGTCGCCGGCATCGTCGGCGTGATCCTGATCACCGTGCTCGTCGCCCCGCTCATGCGGCGCCAAGGCACATTCGTCGACGCGGAACAGGCCCGCTCACGGCCCGGCCGACGCGCGGCTTTCCAGCGCTCTGGGCTCGACATCGCGGTTCTCGCCTTGGCAGCGCTCGCGTACTGGCAGCTCAAGAACTATCGCTCCCCCGTTCTTGCCGGCGGCGGCGTGGCGAAGGTGGACCCGCTGCTCGCCGCGGGCCCGGCGCTCGCGCTGCTCGCGGGTGCGCTCGTGGCCGTGAGGCTCATCCCGCCTGCCTCAAAGGTTCTCGAGGCGGTGGCCGCGAGGGGTCGCAAGGCCGTGATGCCGCTCGCCGCGTGGGAGGTCGGCCGCCGCTCGGCGAGAGCGATCTCTGCCATCCTGCTGCTCACCCTCGCGGTGTCGATCGGCACCTTCGCCGTCACCTTCCTGGGCACCTGGCACCAATCCCAGGACGACCAGGCGCTGTACCGCCACCCGCCGGACGCGATCGTGACCCATGTTGACGGGCCGTGGCTCGGCGAGCGCTCCCAAGTGCAGATCGGCGACGACCCGGCCACAGCGTCGGCCGTAGTCAACGAACCGGCGAAACTGGGCCAGACGCCAGAGGGATTCCGGCGAGACGACTTCCAGGGCGCGGCGGTCACGCTCGTGGCCACGGACAACGCGGGCCTCAAGACGTACGGCGTTGGCCGGCTCAACGAGATCGCAGGAGCGCGCGTGCCCTCGACGCTGGGCGGCGACGCCCCCGCGGAGACCGACCCGATCGAGATCCCGGGCAAGCCGCAGCAGCTGACCATGGACGTGGTCGCGCGGACCTCACAGAACGTCGGCGACGTGCAGCTCGTGCTGCGCGCTGTGATCCGCAACGACCACGGCGACTACCAGACCATCCCCATGGGCCAGATCAAGCTCGACGGCGAGGAGCACCACCTCGCGGGCACCGTCGCCACATCGGCGGATCTTGATAACTACTCCGAGCCGATGTACCTCGTTGCCGTGCAGGCCACGTGGATTTCGCTCGACGGGGGCGAGGGAGCCGTCATCGACGACACCCAGCCGCTCGCGTTCGTGGTCTCCATCGACAACCTCTCCGCCGTGACGCCCACGCTCGTGGTGCCCGTTCCGGGCGTCCCGAGCGTCGAGGACTCGACGGCGCTCGACGTCCCGGCGCAGCTCGACTGGACGGCGAGCAACAACGGGGTCGGCGTGGACACGCTCCAGCCCGACGGCGACCAGATTCACATGCGCGTCATCACGACGTCGAGCTCCGTGGTGCGGGCGCCGGTTGGGCTCGTGCTGACCGCCGCGGAGCGCGCGACCCCCGTGCGGGTCGTCGCGAACGGCACGGCGCTCAACGACTCGAACCTCGAGCCGGACACCGATGTCACGTTCGAGGTGGAGAACACGCGCGTGTCCGCGTACATCGCCGATCGCGTTCCGGCGCTCGCGGGCGACACGCTCGGCAAGGCCGCGATCGTCGCCAACATCGCGGACCTCCAGGTGGCGGTGATCCAGTCGGGAGGCAACGTGATCACGCCGAGCGAGTGGTGGACGGACTTGGGCGACACGGACCCCGCGGCGTATATCGCGGACGCGCCGGAGGGCGCGACCGTGACCACGCAGGCCGGACTCGCGGCGGAACTCAAGACGGATCCGCTGCGCGTCGCGATCATCGCCGCGCTGTGGCTCGTTACCGGCGCCGCCGTCGTGCTCGCCGCTCTCGGCTTCGCCGTCCACGCGATCGTGACCGTGCGCGCGAGGGAGATCGAGCTCGCGCAGATGCGCGCCATCGGCGTGTTGCGGGCGCAGTTGCTGCGGATCGTCGCCACCGAGAACGCGCTGCTGTCGTTCCTCGGCCTGCTGTTCGGTGTGGGCCTCGGCATCGCGCTGTCGTACCTGGTAGCCCCGCTGGTGTCGGTTGGACCCGACGGAAAGCCCCCGCTCCCAGCCGTCGTCGTGGCGATCCCGTGGGACGCCGTCGGACTGCTCGCGCTCGAGGTCGCGGTGGTCCTCGCGGTGTCCGTCGTCATCGTCAGCCTGATGCTGCGGCGCATCAAGCCCGCCGAGATGCTGCGGCTTGGAGATGAGCGATGA
- a CDS encoding DUF2505 domain-containing protein, which yields MGAPSGADRVGTFAVEIQGAPGHAAGAVGLAPYGDTTEFLATGEVKVSIPLVGGMVEKVVVEAVVKGLAQELDSADDWLAR from the coding sequence GTGGGAGCCCCGTCTGGCGCCGACAGGGTCGGCACGTTCGCGGTGGAGATTCAGGGAGCGCCCGGGCATGCGGCGGGAGCGGTGGGACTCGCGCCGTACGGAGACACCACGGAGTTCCTCGCCACCGGCGAGGTGAAGGTGTCCATTCCGCTCGTGGGCGGGATGGTCGAGAAGGTCGTCGTCGAGGCCGTGGTCAAGGGGCTGGCGCAGGAGCTCGACTCCGCCGACGACTGGTTGGCGCGCTAG
- a CDS encoding PAS domain-containing sensor histidine kinase, producing MATLRETAERYGPLTDEEAEWLASLVADWQIVADLSFADLILWRSVDEGFVAVAQCRPSTGPTVHLDDVVGSTAASGRIAHLQRALDEGGIVASREPRWDETYAVREDALPVVMNGRPIAVLTREVSQAVSRSSSRLELNYKGAADDILRMITRGEYPMHTSVTGPRRGAPRVGDGVLRLDASGHVAYASPNALSCFHRLGVHGSLMNRSLPQVTSELVTDKGLVNETLAMVVMGRAAWRTDLEANGACLSLRALPVLDRGARVGALLLCRDVTELRRRERELITKDATIREIHHRVKNNLQTVAALLRLQSRRVEAPEAKEALAEAMRRVSTIALVHETLSGTLDELVNFDDLAARAMRMAAEVASPGVQVQIVREGDFGLIPAQYASSLALVMTELITNAVEHGFEGRERGTITVTARRDGDQVHVTIADDGVGLTHEPTGLGSSIVRTLVENELGGQITWAGAPTGSTVELSAHVSDGR from the coding sequence GTGGCCACCCTGCGAGAGACCGCCGAACGATACGGGCCCCTCACAGATGAGGAGGCCGAGTGGCTTGCGTCGCTGGTCGCGGACTGGCAGATCGTCGCCGACCTTTCCTTCGCTGACCTCATCCTGTGGCGCTCCGTGGACGAGGGCTTCGTCGCCGTAGCGCAGTGCCGTCCCTCAACTGGACCCACCGTCCACCTTGACGATGTCGTGGGCTCAACCGCAGCGTCGGGCCGTATCGCCCACCTGCAGCGGGCGCTCGACGAGGGCGGAATCGTCGCCTCGCGGGAGCCGCGCTGGGACGAGACGTACGCCGTCAGGGAGGACGCGCTGCCCGTGGTGATGAACGGGCGCCCCATCGCGGTACTGACGCGAGAGGTGTCGCAGGCCGTGTCGCGCTCGTCGAGCAGGCTCGAGCTCAACTACAAGGGCGCCGCGGACGACATCCTGCGGATGATCACGCGCGGCGAGTACCCCATGCATACCTCGGTCACGGGGCCGCGGCGGGGCGCGCCGCGCGTGGGCGACGGCGTGCTGCGGCTCGACGCCTCGGGCCACGTGGCGTATGCCTCGCCGAACGCGCTGTCCTGCTTCCACCGGCTCGGCGTGCACGGCTCGCTCATGAACCGATCGCTGCCGCAGGTGACGAGCGAACTCGTCACGGACAAGGGACTCGTCAACGAGACGCTCGCCATGGTGGTGATGGGACGCGCGGCGTGGCGCACCGACCTCGAGGCGAACGGCGCCTGCCTGTCCCTGAGGGCGCTGCCCGTGCTGGACCGCGGGGCCCGCGTTGGCGCGCTGCTGCTATGCCGCGACGTGACGGAGCTGCGCCGCCGCGAGCGCGAGCTCATCACCAAGGACGCGACGATTCGCGAGATCCACCACCGCGTCAAGAACAACCTGCAGACGGTCGCGGCGCTGCTGAGGCTGCAGTCGCGGCGCGTGGAGGCCCCGGAGGCGAAGGAGGCGCTCGCGGAGGCGATGCGCCGCGTCTCCACCATCGCCCTGGTCCACGAGACGCTCTCGGGGACGCTCGATGAGCTCGTCAACTTCGATGACCTCGCGGCGCGGGCGATGCGGATGGCCGCGGAGGTCGCCTCGCCTGGCGTGCAGGTGCAGATTGTGCGTGAGGGCGACTTTGGGCTGATCCCCGCCCAATACGCGTCAAGCCTCGCTCTCGTCATGACCGAGCTCATCACCAACGCCGTTGAGCACGGCTTCGAGGGTCGCGAGCGAGGCACCATCACGGTGACCGCTCGGCGCGACGGCGACCAGGTGCACGTCACGATCGCCGACGACGGGGTGGGGCTCACGCACGAGCCGACGGGCCTTGGCTCGTCGATTGTGCGCACGCTCGTGGAGAACGAGCTTGGCGGTCAGATCACGTGGGCGGGAGCGCCGACGGGGTCGACAGTGGAGCTGTCGGCGCACGTCAGCGACGGGCGCTAG
- a CDS encoding WhiB family transcriptional regulator has product MDWRDRAACLDVDDPELFFPVGNTGPALVQIERAKAVCNSCSVRETCLQWAMEHNQDSGVWGGLSEDERRSLKRRAARARRAAK; this is encoded by the coding sequence ATGGATTGGCGCGACCGCGCTGCTTGCCTTGACGTTGACGACCCCGAACTGTTCTTCCCGGTCGGTAATACGGGGCCTGCGCTCGTGCAGATTGAGCGGGCCAAGGCCGTCTGCAACTCCTGCAGCGTCCGCGAGACCTGCCTGCAGTGGGCCATGGAGCACAACCAGGACTCTGGTGTGTGGGGTGGCCTTTCCGAGGACGAGCGCCGCTCTCTCAAGCGCCGCGCCGCCCGGGCTCGCCGCGCCGCCAAGTAG
- a CDS encoding FtsK/SpoIIIE domain-containing protein — protein sequence MAEGLELEVRHGAPVSEVVAFARAVGVELPERPWCGPARLMPDHAAGLAPLVAFARLTRAPGPDARPRPGAHLAVVGGPDAGAIATVSEGLSIGRGEQATLRLTDVTVSEDHARLAGSRVHDGGSRNGIRVGGARVRGRAAIAPGKLLELGATAIVLRDPLAGEAATETRLPALRGAATWLTGGASMAIFAVATGHWPLALVALAVPGVAVGVSLLRGRRRAPVPPLLDVTGTLALGPLPDGPACVIGPRGLMRAVTLATGRPPRGSPQWEEWMAHLPDSQREVRWIADGEEPPSWAEVVFAERAGRLVMTAHGATVSAPLPLVSAELADAAARRIASSAADAAIPATVTWAELPAPPPGGLRARLGVGEHGPVSLDLVADGPHILVAGTTGSGKSEALRTIIGSLAHDHSPAAVTFALIDFKGGAGLGPCAALPHVTSVLTDLEPHLARRCLLALAAELGDRKRAAAGAGVRSYEEWASPPPRLVVVIDEFQEMAAIDRDFMPHLTRLAAQGRSLGIHLVLATQRPAGAVSADVRANISTTLALRTATEAESRDLVGSPVAAAIPPSLPGRAVLSRGAGPPDSVQVALPSAEPPPSVRLAEAGASRGLQLVDAAARRHSGSPGAAKTAALWLPPLPERLAPSAGEGFVLGVADLPERRARESVTWDPAAGPLVIAGPPRSGRTAVLLAVAARAAEGGFTPMWVPPDPRRAARTLALAADQPRALVLLDDAERTLAAASTAEPEAIDLLLACLRRGAAALVVPPAWANHRLVAGAGLVAILTGLPVEDDAAWGVPSELRGIPRAAGRARVRRADGWAETQLSVPAPFTPTAPVEELPESVAGPLPQAALGIGGDQARPIVLPQAPAAVIGPPGDERDIVARRVAMASGHEPLIADTGFALGMPGQPTPGPSCASSPRRRPCGR from the coding sequence ATGGCGGAGGGGCTCGAGCTTGAGGTGAGGCACGGCGCGCCCGTGAGCGAGGTCGTCGCCTTCGCGCGCGCAGTCGGGGTCGAGTTGCCCGAGCGGCCCTGGTGCGGCCCCGCCCGGCTGATGCCGGACCACGCGGCGGGCCTCGCTCCCCTTGTCGCGTTCGCTCGCCTCACGCGCGCCCCTGGGCCCGACGCTCGTCCCCGGCCGGGCGCCCACCTCGCCGTGGTTGGCGGGCCGGACGCGGGGGCGATCGCGACGGTGAGCGAGGGGCTGAGCATCGGGCGGGGCGAGCAGGCGACCCTGCGGCTCACGGACGTCACGGTCAGTGAGGATCATGCGCGCCTCGCGGGCTCGCGGGTGCACGACGGCGGCTCGCGCAACGGCATCAGGGTGGGCGGGGCGCGCGTTCGCGGCCGCGCGGCCATCGCGCCGGGGAAGCTTCTTGAGCTCGGCGCCACCGCGATCGTGCTGCGCGACCCACTCGCGGGCGAGGCGGCAACCGAGACCCGCCTGCCCGCGCTGCGCGGAGCGGCCACGTGGCTCACGGGCGGGGCATCGATGGCCATCTTCGCGGTCGCGACGGGTCACTGGCCGCTCGCGCTCGTCGCGCTCGCGGTGCCCGGGGTTGCCGTGGGCGTGTCGCTGCTGCGCGGAAGGCGTCGTGCGCCGGTCCCGCCCTTGCTCGACGTCACGGGCACGCTCGCGCTTGGTCCGCTCCCGGACGGCCCCGCGTGCGTGATCGGGCCGCGCGGGCTCATGCGGGCGGTCACGCTCGCGACGGGCCGTCCGCCTCGCGGCTCACCCCAATGGGAGGAGTGGATGGCGCACCTGCCCGACTCGCAGCGGGAGGTGCGGTGGATCGCCGACGGCGAGGAGCCGCCCTCGTGGGCCGAGGTGGTGTTCGCGGAACGGGCCGGGCGGCTCGTGATGACCGCCCATGGCGCCACCGTGTCCGCTCCGCTGCCCTTGGTGAGCGCCGAACTCGCCGACGCCGCCGCCCGACGCATCGCGAGCTCCGCGGCCGACGCCGCGATCCCCGCCACCGTGACGTGGGCGGAGCTTCCCGCGCCTCCGCCCGGAGGGCTCAGGGCGCGGCTCGGCGTTGGCGAGCACGGGCCCGTGAGCCTCGACCTCGTCGCCGACGGCCCGCACATCCTCGTCGCGGGCACCACCGGCTCAGGAAAGTCGGAGGCGCTGCGGACCATCATCGGCTCGCTCGCTCACGACCACTCCCCCGCGGCCGTCACGTTCGCCCTCATCGACTTCAAGGGCGGGGCGGGCCTTGGCCCGTGCGCCGCGCTGCCTCACGTGACGTCCGTGCTGACCGACCTCGAGCCGCACCTCGCGCGGCGTTGCCTGCTCGCGCTCGCGGCCGAGCTCGGCGACCGCAAGCGGGCCGCCGCAGGTGCGGGCGTGCGCTCCTATGAGGAGTGGGCCTCGCCACCGCCCCGGCTCGTGGTGGTGATCGACGAGTTTCAGGAAATGGCGGCGATCGACAGGGACTTCATGCCGCATCTCACCCGGCTCGCGGCCCAGGGACGCTCGCTCGGGATCCACCTGGTGCTCGCGACTCAGCGACCGGCGGGCGCGGTGAGCGCGGACGTGCGGGCGAATATCTCGACGACCCTCGCCCTGAGGACTGCCACCGAGGCGGAGTCCCGCGACCTCGTCGGTTCACCTGTGGCCGCCGCGATCCCTCCCTCGCTGCCAGGGCGAGCGGTGCTATCGCGCGGCGCTGGCCCTCCCGACTCAGTTCAGGTTGCGCTGCCTTCAGCGGAACCGCCGCCCTCCGTGCGGCTGGCCGAGGCCGGGGCGTCACGGGGGCTGCAGTTGGTCGATGCCGCGGCGCGGCGTCACTCCGGGTCTCCCGGAGCGGCCAAGACGGCCGCCCTGTGGCTGCCACCACTCCCGGAGCGCCTAGCGCCCTCGGCCGGCGAGGGCTTCGTCCTCGGCGTGGCGGATCTCCCCGAGCGGCGCGCTCGCGAGTCGGTGACGTGGGACCCGGCGGCCGGCCCGCTCGTCATCGCCGGCCCACCCCGTTCCGGGCGAACGGCCGTGCTGCTCGCCGTGGCCGCGCGTGCGGCGGAGGGCGGCTTCACACCCATGTGGGTTCCGCCGGACCCGCGCCGTGCGGCCAGGACGCTCGCCCTCGCGGCCGATCAGCCACGTGCGCTCGTACTACTCGACGACGCAGAACGGACCCTCGCGGCCGCGTCGACGGCGGAGCCGGAGGCAATCGACCTGCTCCTCGCGTGTCTGCGCCGCGGGGCCGCCGCCCTCGTCGTGCCGCCCGCGTGGGCCAACCACCGCCTCGTCGCGGGCGCGGGGCTCGTGGCAATCCTCACCGGACTGCCGGTTGAGGACGACGCCGCATGGGGCGTGCCGAGCGAGCTTCGCGGGATCCCCCGGGCGGCCGGTCGCGCTCGCGTACGCAGGGCAGACGGATGGGCGGAGACCCAGCTCTCGGTGCCCGCTCCCTTCACGCCAACCGCGCCGGTAGAGGAACTGCCTGAATCAGTCGCGGGACCGCTCCCGCAGGCGGCGCTGGGGATCGGGGGTGATCAGGCGCGCCCCATCGTGTTGCCTCAGGCGCCGGCCGCGGTGATCGGCCCGCCCGGCGACGAGCGCGACATCGTGGCCCGCAGGGTGGCGATGGCGAGCGGGCACGAGCCCCTGATCGCAGACACCGGGTTCGCGCTCGGCATGCCCGGTCAGCCGACCCCCGGACCGTCGTGTGCGTCAAGCCCACGGCGAAGACCCTGCGGGAGGTGA
- a CDS encoding cellulase family glycosylhydrolase, translating into MGGGQYHDDFFTNDTIKGWYKDWVTHLLNRTNTITGVKYKDDPTILAWELGNELRCSSSGPYPSSPDCGSDMLVTWADEMSQYVKSADPNHLIGFGGEGFLCTDPGGSDWLTNCTQSADPVALLALEDIDIHGIHIYPYHWEPTEPTSDWQDWGSWWIDTQGAIAADANKPYYIGEYGWVDLDNRMLVFDDWLTHFYDAGGDGSHFWVMQPASSIAQPPDGVGFTQKCPGPSCDLVSNWSLHVGQGVDFSEFGPIAENDFAFAAADGSATIDILANDKVYAPATFDVASIDLDPDTAGVQQELATDKGTFAVVDGKVTFTPADGPVGVSAFYSVADSEGRVATARQISISPKSN; encoded by the coding sequence GTGGGCGGCGGGCAGTACCACGACGACTTCTTCACCAACGACACGATCAAAGGCTGGTACAAGGACTGGGTGACGCACCTGCTCAACCGCACCAACACCATCACCGGCGTCAAGTACAAGGACGATCCCACGATCCTGGCCTGGGAGCTCGGCAACGAGCTGCGCTGCTCGAGCAGCGGCCCCTACCCTTCGAGCCCGGATTGCGGCTCAGACATGCTCGTGACGTGGGCCGACGAGATGTCGCAGTACGTGAAGTCGGCGGACCCCAACCACCTCATCGGCTTCGGCGGCGAGGGCTTCCTGTGCACGGACCCGGGCGGCAGCGACTGGCTCACCAACTGCACGCAGAGCGCGGACCCCGTCGCCCTACTCGCGCTCGAGGACATCGACATCCACGGCATCCACATCTACCCGTACCACTGGGAGCCGACCGAGCCGACGAGCGACTGGCAGGACTGGGGCTCGTGGTGGATCGACACGCAGGGCGCGATCGCCGCGGACGCCAACAAGCCGTACTACATCGGCGAGTACGGGTGGGTTGACCTCGACAACCGCATGCTCGTCTTCGATGACTGGCTCACCCACTTCTACGACGCGGGCGGCGACGGATCGCACTTCTGGGTGATGCAGCCCGCGTCGTCGATCGCCCAGCCGCCCGACGGCGTCGGGTTCACGCAGAAGTGCCCGGGGCCGTCATGCGACCTCGTCTCGAACTGGTCGCTGCACGTTGGCCAGGGAGTGGACTTCAGCGAGTTCGGGCCCATCGCGGAGAACGACTTTGCGTTCGCCGCTGCGGACGGCAGCGCCACGATCGACATCCTCGCGAACGACAAGGTGTACGCCCCGGCCACCTTCGATGTGGCGAGCATCGACCTGGATCCCGACACGGCGGGCGTGCAGCAGGAGCTGGCCACGGACAAGGGCACATTCGCCGTCGTCGACGGGAAGGTGACCTTCACGCCCGCGGACGGCCCGGTGGGCGTGAGCGCCTTCTACTCCGTCGCGGACTCCGAGGGTCGCGTGGCAACGGCTCGCCAGATCTCGATCTCGCCCAAGTCCAACTAG
- a CDS encoding response regulator transcription factor: MTRIVLVEDDPTISEPLTRALGREGYDVEWHGTGLGGVEAADSADLLILDLGLPDIDGVDVARRVRDKGLLVPILMLTARADEVDLVVGLDAGADDYVTKPFRLAELLARVRALLRRRTGADGHGDVEVGGVRVDVAGHRAFVDGKELQLSGKEFDLLHVLVANAGSVVSREQLMHEVWSAEPGAPSKTLDMHVSWLRRKLGDDATQPRFITTVRGMGFRFENDD, translated from the coding sequence ATGACCAGAATTGTCTTGGTCGAAGATGACCCGACCATTTCAGAACCCTTGACCCGCGCTTTGGGCAGGGAGGGCTACGACGTCGAGTGGCACGGCACCGGACTAGGCGGTGTCGAGGCCGCCGACTCCGCGGACCTGCTGATCCTTGACCTCGGGCTTCCCGACATCGACGGTGTTGACGTGGCTCGCCGCGTGAGGGACAAGGGACTCCTTGTGCCCATCCTCATGCTCACGGCGCGCGCGGACGAGGTTGACCTCGTCGTGGGGCTCGATGCGGGCGCCGACGACTACGTGACCAAGCCGTTCCGCCTCGCCGAGCTGCTGGCGCGCGTCCGCGCGCTACTTCGCCGCCGCACGGGCGCCGACGGCCACGGCGACGTCGAGGTTGGCGGCGTGCGCGTTGACGTCGCAGGCCACAGGGCGTTCGTCGACGGCAAGGAGCTGCAGCTGAGCGGCAAGGAGTTCGATCTCCTGCACGTGCTGGTGGCGAACGCCGGATCCGTCGTGTCTCGCGAGCAACTGATGCACGAGGTGTGGTCCGCAGAGCCGGGCGCCCCGTCGAAGACGCTCGACATGCACGTGTCGTGGCTGCGCAGAAAGCTCGGCGACGACGCGACCCAGCCCAGGTTCATCACCACGGTGCGCGGCATGGGCTTCCGCTTCGAGAACGACGACTGA